The proteins below come from a single Candidozyma auris chromosome 3, complete sequence genomic window:
- the MDH1 gene encoding malate dehydrogenase — MVKVTVCGAAGGIGQPLSLLLKLNPQVTELSLFDVVNVPGVGADLSHINTDAATKAFLPSSKEDKTALAESLKGADLVIIPAGVPRKPGMTRDDLFNINASIVKGLAEGIAENAPKAFVLIISNPVNSTVPIVAETLKAKGVFDPARLFGVTTLDIVRANTFISQLYPSETKPTDFEIRVVGGHSGETIVPLYSLGAKAHFDKLSAEQKKELIHRVQFGGDEVVKAKDGAGSATLSMAYAGYRLAESLLKAAAGEDVTECTFLYLDSSIKGASEAKKLVNNLDFFSLPVKLSKNGIAAVEYDVLERASADEKKLLEVAIDQLSKNIEKGVAFATK, encoded by the coding sequence ATGGTCAAGGTTACTGTTTGCGGTGCTGCCGGAGGAATTGGTCAGCCATTGTCGCTccttttgaagctcaaTCCCCAGGTGACTGAATTGTCCCTTTTCGACGTTGTCAACGTTCCTGGTGTGGGCGCTGACTTGTCTCACATCAACACGGATGCTGCTACCAAGGCGTTCTTGCCTTCTTCGAAGGAGGACAAGACTGCGTTGGCTGAGTCTCTCAAGGGCGCTGATCTCGTCATCATCCCTGCTGGTGTGCCCAGAAAGCCCGGTATGACCAGAGAcgacttgttcaacatcAACGCCTCTATTGTGAAGGGCTTGGCCGAAGGTATTGCTGAGAATGCTCCAAAGGCATTTGTGTTGATCATCTCTAACCCAGTCAACTCCACCGTACCAATTGTCGCCGAGACTTTGAAGGCTAAGGGCGTGTTTGACCCTGCCCGTCTTTTTGGTGTCACCACCTTGGACATTGTGCGTGCCAACACCTTTATTTCTCAGCTCTACCCCTCTGAGACCAAGCCTACTGACTTTGAGATCAGAGTTGTCGGTGGCCACTCCGGTGAGACCATTGTGCCTTTGTACTCTTTGGGCGCCAAGGCTCACTTTGACAAGTTGTCTGCTgagcagaagaaggaattgaTCCACCGTGTGCAGTTTGGTGGTGACGAGGTTGTCAAGGCAAAGGATGGTGCGGGCTCTGCCACTTTGTCTATGGCCTACGCTGGATACCGTTTGGCCgagtctcttttgaaggctGCCGCTGGTGAGGATGTCACTGAGTGTActttcttgtacttggaTTCCTCCATCAAGGGCGCATCCGAGGCTAAGAAGTTGGTCAACAACTTGgacttcttctctctccCAGtcaagttgagcaagaacGGTATTGCCGCCGTGGAGTACGATGTGTTGGAGAGGGCCTCTGCcgacgagaagaagttgttggaaGTTGCCATTGACCAGTTGTCCAAGAACATTGAGAAAGGTGTCGCTTTTGCCACCAAATAA
- a CDS encoding alpha-ketoacid dehydrogenase kinase family protein yields the protein MLRSLRHSRVPFKTFRRAYTAEDPRQKFLQEYKVRASLERLIHHYASQPLEKLSISAILEQSRKLNSTYILQSARETIEQLLTYNARRLRQFRDLPYLVMLNPSISESYNMYLKTMSVLITASIHPPCTLEESQRLRSTVLQNFMEIHADALPTLSKGFSEVLHLLSVDKVKSFLDEHLRERISMRLIAHQQISLTDSLTNGTFKEGSPHNGIVKPLNIKDVIMRNAELVNDICLMKYDQSVKVTIDTNLHPPNFWTSKDEPDKLANEKDEPIIFPYIEYHLDYILMELFKNSFRAHIENGVKDPVQVTVSTSDSPSFLEMRIRDKGKGIPPHALSHVFDYSFSTYDSGEGDSYKTLNVPPGEAGHTVAGMGYGLPLSKNYIEIFNDTLSDKNKPAKGSLTVQSYYGWGTDVYLKTVGS from the coding sequence ATGTTACGTCTGTTAAGACACTCACGTGTTCCTTTCAAAACGTTTAGAAGAGCATACACAGCAGAGGACCCTCGACAAAAGTTTCTCCAGGAGTACAAAGTGCgtgcttctttggaaagaCTCATTCATCATTATGCGAGCCAGCCATTAGAGAAACTTCTGATCCTGGCTATCTTGGAGCAATCAAGGAAACTCAACTCAACATacattcttcaaagcgCTAGAGAAACTATTGAGCAGTTGCTAACCTACAATGCTCGCCGTTTGCGCCAGTTTCGTGACTTGCCTTATCTTGTCATGCTCAATCCTTCCATCTCAGAGTCTTACAACATGTACTTAAAAACGATGTCGGTGTTAATCACCGCGTCGATTCATCCACCGTGCACATTAGAAGAGAGCCAGCGGTTGAGGAGTACGGTTTTGCAGAACTTCATGGAGATTCATGCTGATGCGTTGCCCACACTATCTAAAGGTTTCAGCGAGGTACTACATTTGCTTTCGGTAGACAAAgtgaagagcttcttggatGAACACTTGAGAGAGCGTATAAGCATGCGCCTTATAGCGCACCAGCAAATCTCGTTGACAGATTCCTTGACGAACGGCACCTTCAAAGAAGGCAGCCCGCACAACGGTATAGTCAAGCCACTCAACATCAAAGACGTGATTATGAGAAATGCAgagcttgtcaatgatATTTGCCTCATGAAATATGACCAGAGTGTGAAAGTGACGATTGATACCAACCTTCACCCTCCGAATTTCTGGACTCTGAAGGACGAGCCTGATAAGCTCGCCAACGAAAAAGACGAACCAATAATATTCCCCTACATTGAGTACCATCTAGACTATATCCTCAtggagcttttcaaaaactcctTTAGAGCTCATATAGAAAATGGTGTGAAGGACCCCGTCCAGGTGACCGTCTCAACTAGCGActcaccttcttttttggagatgaGAATCAGAGACAAGGGTAAGGGTATCCCGCCACACGCATTGAGCCACGTATTTGACTACTCTTTCTCCACGTACGATTCTGGCGAGGGGGACAGCTACAAAACGCTCAATGTGCCCCCAGGCGAAGCGGGACATACGGTGGCTGGAATGGGATACGGCTTGCCTCTTCTGAAAAACTACAttgaaattttcaatgATACACTCAGCGACAAGAATAAACCGGCCAAGGGCCTGCTCACAGTGCAATCATACTACGGCTGGGGCACCGATGTCTATCTCAAGACCGTTGGATCATGA
- the PHO81 gene encoding Pho81p: MKFGKYLASRQLELPEYSGYFIDYKALKKLIKQLGGGVDVSTTEPNSQFQIQQKLKDNKASFFFRVERELDKVNSFYLEKQANMAINLDLLVMKKEELLTKSSDMASDPSVNASSLNFKNSILFLNLYQNFKKIHQDLLRLQQFIELNEAGFSKVVKKWDKRSKSHTKELFLQTAVSVQPVFHKNEINELSDLVIQSLFDLESIMDGDYSVLENYRGRRSVSAPSNYSEILARHSSISGIDQQDMSDQDKSTFPGSYPNTRHSSFTGFQHSQIDDLYSSFVNVATLKDTDESVLNRWIEKVKSSSKGSQNEAASKYLFSKIFLLAISNLKISDAFLKTFLELIDYQIDFEVSSEDFNSNKSIIHECVSLQPASTSEEHQHVSINNGVKVITSVDNIDHSRVFVIDFIINNLSQDALSGLLIRKDMNGRTCLHYASQNNCLELLTLILPHFPKDHLDDLDNDSMSALLLAIKHNNFDIIKLLVQHGSNRYPVTNESKLQYLPVNYACKFGDYKTVEYLLRYADTSPEMINQPDVEGLFPLHVIARSGNYSLIKLLTEFGASVNQLDGLNKWPPLFYAASEGNIKTTEELIKFGAKLDIVDEDGYNVLYYCVIEGHIGVLNHILSYRKEISKSERASSADVTMDSIAESSLPRQSKNKESSGSILDEEEDSEDSGDIEKNVDSIPHLELPPPILPLRRYGHNFLEQKVLIELIFSNEKGSINLFNSGTGLQPGRITITSNISDIVPRNILLPNNGGEKETTSCIFQTEVDSLSEFRVDFEIFPKFGTRLIAKTTALNLRQLDTSSLEVNSTSLPLFDLRLRNIGELKFNYQVIFPFAGTLLETTKYDTYWKSSTNFVKNKPTNKLNGQGLSPNNFLSPSNISNSTGEAKNGNGGVGNQVTSATPPGAKSNSSFVTATSLSGDYLRIKVCLLNDGSPFVCPHWSISVADNVELLLPNLTAEQLTSIASSLFDYEKIIADLSKMTVKDIVLIKKLLRIIYLPLDTFLNILNPEIRCSIELVFPSLYELDRIPFSGNIQVNLNKFIDLTLNSVFNHIRALKVKSKNGASRSLIFLSSNSIVCKILNWKQPNFPVFLIMNGIIFNNATGLFEAHSANGLPMEELGCTKDNDKHDCKGVDLLHKQGSKERQLNANDQELTVRSIKDAVNFTIDNNLIGVITSIHLLDLVPKLIPLIRSRGLVLVASNDIMDPDNNPDTLSKELDIYSRTEINGLRFDDVLSFKDEPGTM; this comes from the coding sequence ATGAAGTTTGGAAAGTACTTGGCCTCGCGCCAGCTTGAGCTCCCGGAGTACTCGGGCTACTTTATCGACTATAaggcgttgaagaagctcatcaagcaaTTGGGAGGAGGCGTCGATGTGAGTACTACCGAGCCAAACAGCCAGTTCCAGATCCAgcagaagctcaaagacaacaaggccagtttcttcttcagggTGGAAAGAGAATTGGATAAGGTAAACTCGTTCTACTTGGAGAAACAAGCCAATATGGCCATcaacttggacttgttagttatgaagaaagaagaactCTTGACCAAATCGTCAGATATGGCGCTGGACCCGCTGGTGAACGCTCTGTCgctcaatttcaaaaactcgatcttgtttctcaatTTGTATCAGAATTTTAAAAAGATCCATCAGGACTTGCTCCGATTGCAGCAGTTCATCGAGTTAAATGAGGCTGGGTTCCTGAAAGTCGTGAAGAAGTGGGATAAGCGGTCCAAGTCTCACACAAAAGAGCTCTTTTTGCAAACGGCCGTGAGCGTGCAGCCCGTGTTTCACAAAAACGAGATCAACGAGCTTTCTGACCTAGTGATCCAGTCCCTCTTCGACCTCGAGTCGATCATGGACGGCGACTATTCTGTGTTGGAGAACTACAGAGGTCGAAGGCTGGTCCTGGCGCCCCTGAATTACTCAGAAATTCTTGCCAGACACAGTTCGATCTCAGGTATCGACCAGCAGGACATGAGTGACCAGGATAAATCGACGTTCCCTGGTAGTTATCCCAATACTCGTCATTCGTCCTTTACGGGCTTTCAACATTCTCAGATTGATGATCTATACTCCAGTTTTGTCAATGTGGCTACTCTCAAAGATACGGATGAGTCCGTCCTCAACAGGTGGATCGAGAAAGTAAAGTCATCCTCAAAAGGGTCTCAGAACGAAGCTGCATCCAAGTatctcttttcaaaaatcttcTTGCTTGCTATCAGCAACCTTAAGATTTCAGATgcattcttgaagacattccttgagctcatcgaTTATCAAATCGACTTCGAAGTGAGCTCTGAGGActtcaacagcaacaagtCTATCATCCACGAATGTGTTTCATTACAGCCGGCTTCAACCTCAGAGGAACACCAGCATGTCAGTATAAATAACGGTGTCAAGGTTATCACATCAGTCGATAACATTGACCATTCAAGGGTTTTCGTTATCGACTTCATTATCAACAACCTCTCCCAAGATGCATTGAGTGGCCTCCTAATTCGAAAGGATATGAATGGTCGAACATGTCTCCATTACGCCTCGCAAAACAATTGCCTCGAGCTTCTCACACTCATTTTACCGCATTTCCCAAAAGAtcatcttgatgatcttgacaATGATTCCATGTCAGCGTTACTTTTGGCGATCAAGCATAATAactttgatatcatcaagctTCTCGTCCAGCATGGCAGTAACAGATACCCTGTTACCAACGAGTCGAAGCTTCAGTACCTCCCAGTCAACTACGCCTGTAAGTTTGGCGACTACAAGACAGTCGAGTACTTATTGCGCTATGCAGACACGAGCCCAGAAATGATCAATCAGCCTGATGTTGAGGGCCTATTTCCATTGCATGTTATTGCCCGCTCTGGCAATTACTCCCTCATAAAGCTCCTCACCGAATTTGGTGCTAGTGTCAATCAGCTCGACGGTCTCAACAAGTGGCCGCCACTTTTTTACGCTGCATCAGAGGGCAACATAAAAACGACCGAGGAATTGATCAAATTCGGTGCCAAATTAGACATTGTTGACGAAGACGGCTACAATGTGCTATACTACTGTGTCATCGAAGGACATATCGGTGTTCTCAACCATATTCTTTCGTACAGAAAGGAGATATCCAAGAGCGAGAGAGCGTCTCTGGCTGACGTCACGATGGACTCCATAGCAGAGAGCTCACTCCCACGACAATCCAAAAATAAGGAAAGTTCGGGATCAAttcttgacgaagaagaagactctGAGGACAGCGGCGACATCGAAAAAAACGTGGACCTGATTCCGCACTTAGAGCTTCCTCCTCCCATTCTCCCACTCCGGAGGTACGGCCATAACTTCTTGGAGCAAAAGGTGTTGATTGAGTTGATTTTTTCCAACGAGAAGGGTTCAATTAATCTATTTAATTCTGGAACAGGACTTCAGCCTGGACGCATCACTATAACATCTAATATTTCCGATATCGTTCCAAGAAACATCTTACTTCCTAACAATGGCGGCGAGAAGGAGACTACAAGCTGCATATTCCAAACTGAAGTTGACTCATTGAGTGAATTCAGAGTTGACTTCGAGATCTTTCCTAAGTTTGGTACTCGTCTCATCGCTAAGACCACTGCTTTGAATTTGAGACAGTTGGATACTTCCTCCCTTGAGGTCAATTCGACTCTGTTACCTCTTTTCGACTTGCGCTTGAGGAATATAGGTGAGCTTAAATTTAACTACCAGGTGATCTTTCCATTCGCTGGGACGTTGCTCGAGACGACCAAGTACGATACCTATTGGAAGTCATCAACAAATTTTGTTAAAAACAAGCCGACAAATAAGCTTAACGGGCAAGGGTTGTCTCCAAACAATTTCCTCTCGCCATCTAATATTAGTAACTCCACTGGTGAAGCGAAGAATGGCAACGGAGGTGTTGGAAATCAAGTTACTCTGGCTACTCCTCCAGGGGCTAAATCGAACTCCTCGTTCGTTACCGCAACCTCATTATCTGGTGATTACTTAAGGATCAAGGTTTGCCTTCTCAACGATGGCTCTCCGTTTGTGTGTCCCCATTGGTCTATTTCGGTGGCGGATAATGtggaacttcttcttcccaaCTTGACGGCTGAACAATTAACGTCGATTGCCTCAAGCCTTTTCGATTATGAGAAGATAATTGCTGATCTTTCGAAAATGACGGTAAAAGACATTGTACTTATAAAAAAGCTCTTGAGGATCATATACCTTCCTCTTGAcactttcttgaacatACTCAATCCCGAGATCAGATGCAGCATTGAACTCGTGTTCCCATCTCTATATGAGCTTGACCGAATCCCCTTTTCCGGCAATATTCAGGTTAACTTGAACAAATTTATTGATCTCACACTCAACAGTGTTTTTAATCACATCCGGGCATTGAAAGTAAAATCGAAAAATGGGGCCAGTCGCTCCTTAATATTCTTGTCATCCAATTCTATTGTCTGCAAGATTTTGAATTGGAAGCAGCCGAACTTCCCGGTGTTTTTAATCATGAACGGTATCATATTTAACAATGCAACCGGTCTCTTTGAGGCACACTCTGCGAATGGATTACCAATGGAGGAACTAGGATGCACCAAAGATAATGACAAACATGATTGCAAGGGAGTCGATCTACTCCACAAACAAGGTAGCAAAGAGAGACAACTTAACGCCAACGACCAAGAGCTCACTGTGAGATCCATAAAGGATGCCGTTAACTTCACTATTGACAATAATTTGATCGGTGTCATCACCTCCATCCACTTACTTGACTTGGTGCCTAAGCTCATTCCCTTGATAAGATCTAGAGGGTTGGTATTAGTGGCGTCCAACGATATCATGGACCCCGACAACAACCCCGATACGCTATCTAAAGAGTTGGATATCTACAGCAGGACTGAAATCAATGGATTGAGATTCGATGATGTGCTCAGTTTTAAGGATGAACCAGGTACAATGTAA
- the YRB1 gene encoding Ran GTPase-binding protein YRB1 encodes MSAEDAKPKTEETSASSGVPTSNVFSMFGAKKEKKEEKEESKEEEKKEEKKEEKKKDDEDGEGADEEEADVHFEPLVHLEKVDVKTNEEDEDVLFKVRAKLFRFHADTKEWKERGTGDVKFLKHKTTGKTRIVMRRDKTLKICANHLVQPDYELKPNIGSDRSWVYTVAADVSEGEPEAQTLAIRFGNKENADKFKEHFDKAKEEAK; translated from the coding sequence ATGTCCGCTGAAGACGCCAAGCCCAAAACCGAAGAGACCTCGGCCTCCTCTGGTGTGCCAACCTCGAACGTATTTTCGATGTTTGGtgccaagaaggaaaagaaggaggagaaggaagagctgaaggaagaagaaaagaaggaagagaagaaggaagaaaagaagaaagatgacgaagatggCGAAGGTGCtgacgaggaagaggcTGACGTTCACTTCGAGCCTCTTGTACACTTGGAAAAGGTTGACGTGAAGACCAACGAAGAGGACGAGGACGTACTTTTCAAAGTGCGTGCTAAGTTGTTCAGATTTCACGCTGACACGAAAGagtggaaagaaagaggcaCCGGTGACgtgaagttcttgaagcacaagaCCACCGGTAAGACCAGAATTGTCATGAGAAGAGACAAGACATTGAAGATCTGTGCCAACCACTTGGTCCAGCCCGACTACGAATTGAAACCCAACATTGGCTCCGACAGATCGTGGGTGTACACGGTCGCTGCTGATGTTTCTGAGGGCGAGCCAGAGGCGCAGACGTTGGCCATCAGATTCGGCAACAAGGAGAACGCcgacaagttcaaggagCATTTCGACAAGGCGAAAGAGGAGGCCAAATGA
- the CRM1 gene encoding exportin CRM1 — translation MEGILDFSRELDLDLFDKVVETFYKSGPDQRQAQLVLNQFQEHPDSWKRADAILSSSKNPQAKYIALSCLNKLIQYRWKTIPETERVGIRNFIVDMIIALCDDEQLFKTERALINKIDLTLVSVLKQEWPHNWPQFIPEIVKSSRSSFNVCENNMIILKLMSEEVFDFSQDSMTQAKANNLKLSLKAEFEQIFKLCYEILDKTNKVSLIVATLSALLRYIHWIPLNYIFETDLLHLLTSKFLAPADTRAITLKCLTEVSSLVSPSNEEKFVAFFQSAMEKIVTIVPLNSGTSLKQSYQVANSDDQSFLQDLVMFLCTFLHSHLSALESAEGLKDLLLVSLEYLIELSRIEERELFKTCLDFWTGFVQGLFEEIQNLPANELSPLMQLSYGSSLRPSSNGAPDPAILAKFPLRQHKYASILSKLRLVIIENMVRPEEVLIVENDEGEIVREFVKESDTIQLYKSMREVLVYLTHSDVVDTQNIMEEKLARQIDESEWSWQNINTLCWAIGSISGTMNEDMEKRFLVTVIKDLLSLTDLKRGKDNKAVVASNIMYIVGQYPRFLKAHWKFLKTVVNKLFEFMHESHEGVQDMACDTFIKITTKCKRHFVVTQPGETEPFIIEIIRNIQSITEDLSPQQVHTFYEACGIIVSAQTQKDSRDKLLGDLMSLPNVAWKAIVERAAQDSTLLVDSETVKIIANIIKTNVAVCKAMGPGFYSQLGLMYVDMLSLYKAVSEMISNLVASEGVIATKTPKVRGLRTIKKEILKMIETYINQADNSDEIVRDLSQPLFSAVLADYKSNVPDARDAEVLNCMTAVVSKVGHMIPQGVFLILQNVFECTLDMIKNDFVEYPEHRVEFYKLLKEINSKCFEALLQLSGEAFQLLINASLWALRHNVRDVEENGLSLTIELIGNVEKLGTTPFTKVFYENFYFQILSDTFYVLTQPDHKSGFNYQAQLLAQLLHLVEDGIIKDPLYPPGQASEGMTNSQYLKEYLGNSLSSAFENLQRDQLINFLNVLTTVYKDLDKFKGTLRDFLVQIKEFGGDASDYLYAEDKELEKQEQNRLKREKDLKVAGLIKPSEMDD, via the coding sequence ATGGAGGGTATCCTTGACTTCTCCAGAGAACTTGATCTCGACTTGTTCGACAAGGTCGTGGAGACTTTCTACAAGTCGGGCCCCGATCAACGGCAAGCACAGCTTGTACTCAACCAGTTCCAGGAACACCCAGACTCGTGGAAGCGAGCAGACGCCATTCTCTCTCTGTCTAAAAACCCTCAAGCGAAATACATTGCCTTGTCGTGCTTGAATAAGCTCATTCAATACAGATGGAAGACGATCCCAGAGACCGAGAGAGTCGGGATCAGAAACTTCATTGTGGACATGATCATTGCATTATGTGACGATGAACAGCTTTTCAAAACAGAGAGGGCGCTTATCAACAAGATAGACTTGACTTTGGTGTCGGTCTTAAAGCAGGAGTGGCCACACAACTGGCCGCAGTTTATTCCTGAAATCGTCAAGAGTTCGAGATCCTCGTTCAATGTGTGTGAAAACAACATGATCAtcttgaaattgatgagTGAGGAAGTCTTCGACTTTTCCCAGGATTCCATGACCCAAGCTAAGGCGAACAATTTGAAATTGAGCTTGAAGGCAGAGTTTGAGCAGATATTTAAGTTGTGTTACGAGATATTAGATAAGACAAACAAGGTTTCGTTGATTGTTGCTACCTTGAGTGCCCTTTTAAGGTATATTCATTGGATCCCCTTGAATTACATTTTCGAGACTGATCTCTTGCACTTGTTGACGTCTAAGTTCTTGGCACCAGCAGATACGAGGGCCATCACCCTCAAATGTTTGACTGAAGTATCCAGTTTAGTGTCACCTTCAAacgaggagaagtttgTTGCTTTTTTCCAGAGCGCCATGGAAAAGATCGTCACCATTGTACCCTTAAACTCTGGTACAAGCCTCAAGCAGTCCTATCAAGTAGCAAACTCCGATGACCAGTCCTTTTTGCAAGATTTGGTAATGTTTTTGTGTACATTTTTGCACAGCCATCTTCTGGCGTTGGAGCTGGCCGAGGGGTTGAAAGACTTGCTTCTTGTGTCCTTAGAATACCTCATCGAACTCTCGAGAATCGAAGAGCGTGAATTGTTCAAGACTTGTTTAGACTTCTGGACGGGCTTCGTGCAAGGCTTATTCGAAGAAATTCAGAACTTGCCAGCAAACGAATTGAGCCCATTGATGCAGCTTTCCTACGGCTCCTCGTTACGTCCATCTTCAAACGGAGCTCCAGATCCCGCCATCTTGGCTAAGTTCCCTTTGAGGCAACATAAATATGCCAGCATTCTCTCCAAGTTAAGACTTGTCATCATAGAAAACATGGTCAGACCAGAGGAAGTGTTGATTGTGGAAAACGATGAAGGTGAGATTGTGAGAGAGTTCGTCAAGGAAAGTGACACCATTCAATTGTACAAGTCCATGAGAGAAGTTCTTGTGTACTTGACGCATTCTGATGTCGTTGACACCCAGAATATCATGGAGGAAAAGCTTGCAAGACAAATAGATGAGAGTGAATGGTCATGGCAAAACATCAATACTTTATGTTGGGCCATTGGTTCTATATCAGGTACAATGAACGAAGATATGGAAAAGCGTTTCCTTGTTACCGTTATCAAGGACTTGTTGTCGCTCActgacttgaagagaggaAAGGACAACAAGGCGGTTGTTGCCTCGAACATTATGTACATTGTCGGCCAATACCCAAGGTTCTTGAAGGCTCACtggaagttcttgaagaccgtcgtcaacaagttgttcGAATTTATGCACGAATCCCATGAGGGTGTGCAAGACATGGCATGTGATaccttcatcaagatcaccaCAAAATGTAAAAGGCACTTTGTTGTGACGCAACCTGGTGAAACCGAGCCATTCATCATCGAGATCATTCGCAATATTCAATCCATAACGGAGGATTTACTGCCTCAACAAGTCCACACATTTTATGAGGCCTGTGGTATTATTGTCAGTGCACAGACTCAAAAAGATTCCCGTGATAAGCTTTTAGGCGACTTGATGTCGTTGCCTAATGTTGCATGGAAGGCGATTGTCGAGAGGGCAGCTCAAGACTCGACATTATTGGTTGACAGCGAAACCGTTAAAATCATTGccaatatcatcaagacTAACGTGGCTGTCTGTAAGGCTATGGGCCCCGGGTTTTACTCGCAGCTCGGTTTGATGTACGTCGATATGTTGTCATTATACAAGGCTGTGAGTGAGATGATCTCCAACCTAGTCGCTTCGGAAGGCGTCATTGCAACTAAGACGCCTAAGGTAAGAGGCTTGAGAAcgatcaagaaggagatccTTAAGATGATTGAGACCTATATCAACCAAGCAGACAACCTGGACGAGATTGTGCGTGatctttcgcagccattattTTCCGCTGTTTTGGCTGATTACAAAAGCAACGTTCCAGACGCTCGTGATGCTGAAGTTTTGAACTGTATGACTGCTGTGGTTTCAAAGGTCGGTCATATGATACCTCAAGGTGTCTTCCTTATACTTCAGAATGTCTTCGAATGTACCCTTGACATGATCAAGAATGACTTTGTTGAATACCCCGAGCATAGAGTTGAATTTtacaagttgttgaaggagatcaaCAGCAAGTGTTTCGAGGCATTGTTGCAGCTCTCGGGTGAGGCATTCCAGCTCTTGATTAACGCATCGCTCTGGGCGTTGAGGCATAATGTGAGAGATGTAGAGGAGAATGGATTGTCCTTGACAATCGAGCTTATCGGAAATGTTGAGAAACTCGGTACCACGCCATTCACAAAAGTATTTTATGAAAACTTCTACTTCCAGATCTTGTCCGATACCTTCTATGTGTTGACGCAACCTGATCATAAGTCGGGCTTTAACTACCAAGCACAACTTCTTGCACAGCTACTCCATCTTGTTGAGGATGGCATAATCAAAGACCCATTGTATCCACCTGGACAAGCCTCTGAGGGAATGACCAACTCACAGTACCTCAAGGAGTACTTGGGCAACTCGTTGTCGTCCGCATTCGAAAACTTGCAAAGAGATCAATTgatcaatttcttgaatgtGTTGACTACCGTTTACAAAGATCTAGACAAATTCAAGGGTACATTGAGAGACTTCCTTGTTCAAATCAAGGAATTTGGCGGCGACGCTTCAGACTACCTTTATGCAGAGGAcaaggagcttgagaagCAGGAACAGAACAGActcaagagagagaaggaTCTCAAAGTTGCTGGATTGATCAAGCCATCCGAGATGGATGACTAA